A region of the Candidatus Thorarchaeota archaeon genome:
TGCCAAAGAATACCATATTCTTCATTTCGGGGATGGGTGCATTGGACTCGACTTCAGCATCTTCGTCTTTTTCAACGGGTACGCTTTCTCCTGTCAGAGAGGCTTCATTCGTAGAAAAGTTTGATGACTGGATTATCCGGCCGTCTGCAGGTATCTTATCCCCTTGTTCTATAATCAGAATGTCACCAGGTACGATCTCATCCGGAGGTATAGTCAATTCCTGCCCATTACGTCTGACACGAGCATCACCAACAGACAGCTTCTCCAGAGCTTCCAATTTCTTCTGTGCCCGAAACTGCTGAAAAACGGCAACTAAACAGTTGACGAATACCACAGAAAGCCACACAACAGCTTGTGCCAGTTGATTCTCGTCTGAAGGAAATGCATACGCAAGAAAAATGAGAGCTATAGAGCTTACAATATAGATGTTAATTAACCAATTCAGAAGAGGTGCTATGTACACTTTCCAAAAAGATCCCTTGACTTTGGGAATCGCGTTTGGACCGTAGTTGCTTTGGCGTTTTTTCACTTGCTCACTAGAAAGCCCCTCTTTCCAATCAACAGAAAGTGAACCGAGAACAGCAGTCAAATCCATTGAGGGGACATGCTCTAGGTTGTTTCCTTCATCCTGTGTCATCTTCTGTTGTGCCAATAATAATCCCTCATCTGACGTGTTCTCCAAGATTCAAGAATATTACTTAAGTTGATTTGTTCTATCCCCGACATCTTCAATCAATATCTTCAAGTGTCAATTCTCCATATCCTTGAATCACACGCCATCTTAGCCGAGGAACAAACAATGCATAGATACTGGGAGCCAGACCAACCTAGCAGAAATGAAACAAAAACCGATACCAAGAAACTTGTAGCAGCAGTAATCATTATTCTACTTCTTCTTACCACAGCAGTAGCTCTGCTTTCCGGAATCTTGCCCGAAGCTCCAAGTGAGGGGCAAGATGTCAGGGTAGCTGTTCTAGACACCGGGGTTGATCAGACCCTGAATCTTCAGGGTAGAATTGGTCCTCAAAAGAGCTTTGTTTCAACTCAGTATGGCTATGACTCAACAGACAGTACTGTTGGAGATGCGAAACCAAGCGATATCGCTCACGGAACAATGGTTGCGGAAATGATTGCGGAAGAAAGCGATAACGTAGTAATCGTAAATGCCAAGGTCATCGGTAGTAGTGGATCTGCTACAGTATTGGGGATTATTGCCGCAATCGAATGGTCGCTTGAACAGAATTGTACGGTCATCAACCTGAGCCTAGGCTCTACTCCATCGTATGGAGATCCACTAGAAAAAGCTGTCAAAAGAGCGTTTCAACAAGGAGCCATAGTAGTTGGCGCTGCAGGAAACGAGGGACAGGGGGGTGTAGCTGGAACAAGCATATCTTCGCCAAGTGTGTTTCCATATTGCATTGCAGTTGGAGCATTGAATGAGAATGGTTTTCCTGATGATTATACCAGCCTCGGACCGACATACAAACGTTATATGAAACCAGATATATCTGCAGCAGGGTATGTTCAGTCAGGGGGAGCAACATATTATGGAACCAGTTTCGCTTCTCCCCGAGTTGCCGCTGCAGCTGCAGAGCTAGTACAGTATTGTAATGAAGAGGGAATCCAGTACACGCCAGGTTCAATTACTACGGCCCTTCTTGAAGGAGCTGACACAATCAACTACCCAAGTTATGTTGCAGGAGCTGGAGCACTGAACCTGGAAGTATCGAAAACTATCATATCTTCCCAGAGTAGCAGCGGAGGAATTCCTCAGGTTTCCTTTACTCATCCAGGTGCACTACCTCTCGACTTCGAGAAACTGTTCTTTGGTGATAATTACACGTTCAATATACAGATCTTCAATGGCGAGATGACCACCTACCAAGTCACTGAATCGACAGACACACCCGAAGTATTTCAAATTGAATCCCAAATAACAATTAATCAAACTGGATTGGTTCCCATTTCAATCCATGTCCCTGAATCAGGAAATGCGACCTATTCAGCAGACATTCTCTTCAATTCTACCGAATTTGGTTCAACAAGTCTCAGTTTATCTTTCACAGCCAGCGAGCCAATAGCACGTGTTGCTTTTGACATATCTCATAGTGCATGGGATATAGATACGTATTATGGCCAATTCAGAGAGTTATATGAGCATCTCACCGGCAATGGCTATTCTGTTCAGGAAATCAGAGAGCGCTCCAAGATTACCGAGGACTATCTGGCACTATTTGACGGAATACTTGTTCTGGATCCCTGTGTATGGGATGTAAATCAGACAATTCCCTCAAATCCTGAGCCGTTCTCACTTTCGTTCACGAGCAGAGAGATTCAGGCATACGAGGACTATGTTCATTCAGGTGGAGGTATATTCGTTGCCACACTCTCTAATTCAAGTACAGATGTTGCGTCGGTAAATGACTTTTTGAACTGGACCGGTTTCGGCATCAGCTTTTCATCTATAGACCACCCGGGCGAAACGGCACTCATAACAAACATTGAGAGTCATCCCATCACTGAGGGTGTAACGGATTTTGACTATGAAGGAGCTAGAGTGAATGCTCCTGCTGGAGCTACCATACTGGCGGACTACTTGGGAAGTCCCGTTCTTGGATTCCGAGAGACGGGTACAAATGGAAGAGTTGTTGTTACAGGTACCAACTTCTTCATTGACAACTGGGCTCTTGCTGGCGAATATCAATCATCTAGCAATGGTTTGCTTGCACTAGGCATTGTATCTTGGATTACCGACCAAATATGAGTGTAGAACCACAAGGTGTTGCCTATCACACCTTGATTGCTCTGTCTTTCAGATTTAAAAGGCGGCGCGTGTAACATAATGTACAAAAAAATACCGAGTCGAACGGATGTGCTGGCGGCTTGAGGTTTCCTTGAGTCGCCAGCTAAAAATCCTATTTCTTCACAGAATCCTTGTTGGTTCAAACCATTGGGAACACTACACACACGATTGAAGTACAGCTAAGCTGTATGCTATCACCAGATTTAACTCTTTGATACTATCGAAA
Encoded here:
- a CDS encoding S8 family serine peptidase encodes the protein MHRYWEPDQPSRNETKTDTKKLVAAVIIILLLLTTAVALLSGILPEAPSEGQDVRVAVLDTGVDQTLNLQGRIGPQKSFVSTQYGYDSTDSTVGDAKPSDIAHGTMVAEMIAEESDNVVIVNAKVIGSSGSATVLGIIAAIEWSLEQNCTVINLSLGSTPSYGDPLEKAVKRAFQQGAIVVGAAGNEGQGGVAGTSISSPSVFPYCIAVGALNENGFPDDYTSLGPTYKRYMKPDISAAGYVQSGGATYYGTSFASPRVAAAAAELVQYCNEEGIQYTPGSITTALLEGADTINYPSYVAGAGALNLEVSKTIISSQSSSGGIPQVSFTHPGALPLDFEKLFFGDNYTFNIQIFNGEMTTYQVTESTDTPEVFQIESQITINQTGLVPISIHVPESGNATYSADILFNSTEFGSTSLSLSFTASEPIARVAFDISHSAWDIDTYYGQFRELYEHLTGNGYSVQEIRERSKITEDYLALFDGILVLDPCVWDVNQTIPSNPEPFSLSFTSREIQAYEDYVHSGGGIFVATLSNSSTDVASVNDFLNWTGFGISFSSIDHPGETALITNIESHPITEGVTDFDYEGARVNAPAGATILADYLGSPVLGFRETGTNGRVVVTGTNFFIDNWALAGEYQSSSNGLLALGIVSWITDQI